In Stomoxys calcitrans chromosome 2, idStoCalc2.1, whole genome shotgun sequence, the following proteins share a genomic window:
- the LOC106081467 gene encoding protein archease-like isoform X1, producing MEVEFSKEDFFLPDVKYEYLDHTADVQLHAWGESLKEAFEQCGTAMFGYMTELEYVSVQTCYQIEAQGDDVEGLLFHFLDELLFLFSAEPFLICRRLEITKFDLETFEIECRCYGEPFDLEKHPQGTEVKAITYSAMQVIQEPEKNNFEVFVIIDI from the exons ATGGAAGTAGAGTTCAGCAAAGAAGATTTCTTTTTACCAGATGTAAAATATGAAT atttggaccatactgcaGATGTACA ACTGCATGCCTGGGGTGAGTCGCTGAAGGAAGCCTTCGAACAATGCGGCACggccatgtttggatatatgaCAGAATTGGAATACGTCTCTGTTCAAACCTGTTATCAAATTGAAGCTCAAGGCGACGATGTAGAAGGATTACTGTTCCATTTTCTTGATGAGTTGCTATTCTTATTCTCTGCGGAGCCATTCCTTATCTGTAGGCGTTTAGAAATCACGAAATTCGATTTGGAGACATTTGAAATAGAATGCCGATGCTATGGCGAGCCATTCGATTTGGAAAAACATCCTCAGGGAACCGAAGTTAAGGCTATAACATATTCGGCCATGCAAGTGATACAAGAACCAGAGAAAAATAACTTTGAAGTATTTGTAATTATTGATATTTAA
- the LOC106081468 gene encoding glutamyl-tRNA(Gln) amidotransferase subunit C, mitochondrial — MICRGFLRKFCVAASARAVVREKLDYKKLKYASKIPNSPHVSANENDHPPVPITSKTFLLLERLSLVDIDGDEAQKTVEKSVQFAEKITNINTSNIQPLYMVLYEQPLRLRKDEISEGNCREDILQNASVTDEDYFISPPGNIPLNQENSSQQQ; from the coding sequence ATGATTTGTAGAggttttttgcgaaaattttgtgTAGCCGCTAGTGCTAGAGCTGTAGTCCGGgaaaaattggattataaaaaattaaaatatgcaAGTAAAATACCAAACTCTCCTCATGTTAGTGCGAATGAAAATGACCATCCACCGGTGCCAATTACttcaaagacatttttattgCTAGAACGTTTATCATTGGTTGATATAGATGGCGATGAAGCACAGAAGACTGTGGAGAAGAGTGTACAATTTGCTGAAAAGATAACAAACATAAATACCTCCAATATCCAACCGTTATACATGGTGCTGTATGAACAGCCTCTGCGATTACGCAAGGACGAAATTTCTGAAGGGAACTGTCGAGAAGATATACTTCAAAACGCTAGTGTTACCGATGAGGACTATTTCATATCACCTCCAGGAAATATACCCTTAAATCAGGAGAATTCATCTCAGCAGCAGTAA
- the LOC106081467 gene encoding protein archease-like isoform X2 — protein sequence MNIWTILQMYSRLHAWGESLKEAFEQCGTAMFGYMTELEYVSVQTCYQIEAQGDDVEGLLFHFLDELLFLFSAEPFLICRRLEITKFDLETFEIECRCYGEPFDLEKHPQGTEVKAITYSAMQVIQEPEKNNFEVFVIIDI from the exons ATGAAT atttggaccatactgcaGATGTACAGTAG ACTGCATGCCTGGGGTGAGTCGCTGAAGGAAGCCTTCGAACAATGCGGCACggccatgtttggatatatgaCAGAATTGGAATACGTCTCTGTTCAAACCTGTTATCAAATTGAAGCTCAAGGCGACGATGTAGAAGGATTACTGTTCCATTTTCTTGATGAGTTGCTATTCTTATTCTCTGCGGAGCCATTCCTTATCTGTAGGCGTTTAGAAATCACGAAATTCGATTTGGAGACATTTGAAATAGAATGCCGATGCTATGGCGAGCCATTCGATTTGGAAAAACATCCTCAGGGAACCGAAGTTAAGGCTATAACATATTCGGCCATGCAAGTGATACAAGAACCAGAGAAAAATAACTTTGAAGTATTTGTAATTATTGATATTTAA